In a genomic window of Rhinopithecus roxellana isolate Shanxi Qingling chromosome 2, ASM756505v1, whole genome shotgun sequence:
- the EREG gene encoding proepiregulin: MEMLSAARVPALLLCLGFHLLQAVLSTTVIPSCIPGESSDNCTALVQTEDNPRVAQVSITKCNSDMNGYCLHGQCIYLVDMSQNYCRCEVGYTGVRCEHFYLTVHQPLSKEYVALTVILIILFLIIVVGSTYYFCRWYRNRKSKEPKKEYERVTSGDPELPQV, encoded by the exons gTTTCCATCTTCTACAGGCAGTCCTCAGTACAACTGTGATTCCATCATGTATCCCAGGAGAGTCCAGTGATAACTGCACAGCTTTAG TTCAGACAGAAGACAATCCACGTGTGGCTCAAGTGTCAataacaaagtgtaactctgacaTGAATGGCTACTGTTTGCATGGACAGTGCATCTACCTGGTGGACATGAGTCAAAATTACTGCAG GTGTGAAGTGGGTTATACTGGTGTCCGATGTGAACACTTCTATTTAACCGTCCACCAACCTTTAAGCAAAGAATATGTGGCTTTGACCGtgattcttattattttgtttcttatcatAGTTGTCGGTTCCACATATTATTTCTGCAGATG GTACAGGAATCGAAAAAGTAAAGAACCAAAGAAGGAATATGAGAGAGTTACCTCAGGGGATCCAGAGTTGCCGCAAGTCTGA